Below is a genomic region from Candidatus Margulisiibacteriota bacterium.
ACAAACTGTAGCTGAGCTTATCTCTAAGCCAATGAAAGATTTAATGAAGATTAAGAATTTCGGAAAGAAATCAGCTGACGAAATCAACGAAAAGTTAGTACAATACGACTTGAAATTGAAAGAGGACTAGTATTATGAGACATAGAAATGGAAATAAAAAATTAGGATTACCAACAGACCAGCGAATGGCGCTAATTAGAAATGGTGCGAAGTCATTATTAGAGTATAAACAAGTAAAAATGACTGCAACAAGAGCTAAAGAAGTAAGCAAGTATGTAGAGAAAATTATTACCAAGGCAAAGGGTAGTGACGACGTAAATGCTAGAAGAGAAGTCTTTAAGTTACTTCAAGACAAGAAGATAGTAGACATAGTTTTTAAAGATGTTGTTGATCAATATAAAGAAAGAACGAGTGGTTACACTAGAATAGTTAAATATGGGATACGCCGTGGCGATGCTGCGAGCATATCAGTGCTTGAATTAGTTTAAGTTTTTATGCGTGCATTAAAACTTCTTGTCAGTTATGATGGTGAAGTTTTTTATGGGATGCAGAAACAAAATAAAATTGAACCTACTGTTCAGTCAGTGATAGAAAAGTCTTTTTCAGAAATTTACAGGAAAGATATTTCAATCACCTATGCTGGAAGAACAGATAGGGGTGTCCATGCTAAACAACAAGTTATTTGTTTTTCTGATGAAGGGATTATCCCGTTAGATAAACTTAAAAGAGCTTTACAGAATAGTTTGCAGGGATATCCAATTGATATTTTGTCGATTGAAGAATCAAGAGAGCTTATTCATCCGAGGCATCAAGCTTTGTGTAGGGAATATGAGTTTTGGTTTTATAGTGGTATTGAAAATGTTTTTTTAAATAAATATATGCTGTATGTTAACAGTATGGATATTGAAAGATTGAA
It encodes:
- the rplQ gene encoding 50S ribosomal protein L17, with translation MRHRNGNKKLGLPTDQRMALIRNGAKSLLEYKQVKMTATRAKEVSKYVEKIITKAKGSDDVNARREVFKLLQDKKIVDIVFKDVVDQYKERTSGYTRIVKYGIRRGDAASISVLELV
- the truA gene encoding tRNA pseudouridine(38-40) synthase TruA, encoding MRALKLLVSYDGEVFYGMQKQNKIEPTVQSVIEKSFSEIYRKDISITYAGRTDRGVHAKQQVICFSDEGIIPLDKLKRALQNSLQGYPIDILSIEESRELIHPRHQALCREYEFWFYSGIENVFLNKYMLYVNSMDIERLNGYAKCFIGEKDFALFCRSAEKYENTVRKVEKAEFSQHSYSLLGYEGSSYVFKIKANGFLHNMVRRIVGLLLYAMKNNWPDDEMKRMVNDEKEYLWQMAPAKSLFLTRVEYLEETKGNGNEK